A segment of the Catenuloplanes nepalensis genome:
GGTGGCCGCTTCGCCGATGCCTGCCTCGGCGATGCCTGCCTCGGTGATGGCCGAGGAGGGTGATGTGACCTGGACGGTGCGGACCGCCTCGAACAGCCTCGGCGCCGACCGGTCCAGCTACAGCTACGCCATCAACCCCGGGGCCACGGTCTCCGACGCCATGGTGGTCGCGAATCGCGGCACCGATGCGCTGTCGCTGACCGTCTACGCCGCGGACGGCTTCACCACCGGTGAGGGCGGGCTCGACCTGCGCAACAGGGACGTGGCGCAGACCGGCATCGGCGTGTGGGCCACCGCACCGGCCGCGTCGGTGACCGTGGCGCCGGGCCAGACCGTGGACGTGCCGTTCACCGTCGCGGTGCCGGCCAACGCCACGCCCGGTGACTACGTCGGCGGCATCGTCACGTCGCTGACCCGCCCGGACGCCAGCCAGCAGGTCAATGTGGAGCGCCGCCTCGGCATCCGGATCAAGCTGCGGGTCGGCGGCGCGCTCGCCCCGGCACTCGCCGTCTCCGACCTCAGCGTCTCCTACGACGGATCGTGGAACCCGTTCGCGGGCGGCACGGCCACGGTGTCGTACACGATCCGCAACACCGGCAACACCACGCTGTCCGCCACCCAGGCCGCGTCCGTGGCCGGGCCGTTCGGCTGGTGGCGCTCGGACGCCGGCGACATCGCGGCCCCGCCGGAGCTGCTGCCCGGCGAGTCCTGGCCGGTCACCGTGCCGGTCGCGGACGTCCCCGCGGCACTGCTGCTGACCGGCACCGCCACGCTGACCCCGCTGGTCGTCGACCCGTCCGGCTCCCGCTCGATGCTGGAGCCGGTCTCCGCGGACGCGACGGCCTGGGCCGTACCGTGGCTGCTCCTGCTGTTGATCCTGGTGTTGATCGCTCTGGTCGTGCTCGCGCTCCGGCTGCGCCGCCGCCGCAGGGCCCGCGAGGACGCCCGCGTGGCCAAGGCCGTGCAGGAGGCACTGGCCGCGAAGTGATCAGGGCGTCCCCCATGCCGTTCTCACCACATGGGGGACGCCGTGGCTCAGGCGACCGTCACCGGGTGCCGGACCTGGGCGCCGAAGAGGTAGCCGAGCGTGTTGTGCGGGACCGTCACCGGCTGGGTCGCGCCGGTCACGTCGGTGGCGCGGGCGATCAGCGTGTGCTGCCCGGCCGTGGCCGGTGACCAGTCGATCCGCCAGCGCTGCCAGGCGTTCGCCAGGTTCGGGCCGGTGGTGTGCGCGCGCCGCCAGGTGGTGCCGCCGTCCGTGCTGACGTCGACGTGCCGGATCGGGCCGTTCGCGGACCAGGAGCGGCCGGTGAGCGTGGTGCGGGACAGCGGCAGCGTGGCGCCCCAGGCGAGCTCGAACGCGCTCTTCACCACCTGCTCGTCGATCAGCGTGCCCTCGGCCGGGTGGTCCGCGCCGAACAGCCGGTAGAACTGGGTGTTCCACGGTGAGAACAGCGGCTCCGCGGCGACCTCGATCGCGCCGGCCCACTTGATCGAGGAGATGCCGATCCAGGACGGCACGACCACGCGCAGCGGCGCGCCGTGGTCCGGCGGGAGCGGTGCGTCGTTGAGTTCCCAGGCGAGCAGCACGTCGTCGAGCGCCTTACCGATCGGCAGCGGGCGGCGCACCGGCCCGAGGTCGACGCCACCGCTGACGAAGTTCGCGTCCAGGCCCTGTGGCTGCACGTCCACCGCGTCCCGGCGCAGCCCGGCCGCGCGCAGCACGGTGCCCAGCCGAACGCCGTGCCAGCGGCCGACGCCGATCGCGCCGAGCTTCCAGGCCGTACCCGAGACGGTCTGGCCCTGTTGTGTGGTGAAGAGACTGCGGCCGTTGCCCGCGCACTCCACCGCCGCCGTGATCGTCTCGCGTGGCAGCCGTTTGAGCTGGTCCAGGCTGAATTCGACGGGCGCGCGAAGGCCACTGCCGAAGAGCTTCAGCCGGTACGTGACCGGGTCGATGATCGGCGTGCTGGTGTGGTTGCGGACGAAGAAGCGGTCCACCGGCACCAGGTAGCCGGTGTCCTTCAGCGACTCCCATCTGGTCTCCGCGTTCGTTCCGAAGACCGTGAACAGTTCCGGCGGCAGCGGCTTCACGATCGGCCCGTCCGCCGCCCGCGCCGCCCCGCCCGCGCTCCCGGCGCCGATCGCGCCACCGACGCCCACCGCGGCCGCCAGCCGCATCAGGTCACGCCGCGTGAACCCGCGGCCGCTCGCCCGCCCGTCCCGCCACTGCTCCAGCCGCAGCCGGTCATACGTCGTCTCGTCCATCGAAACAGCCAACCATATCTATCGGTCAGATAGGAATAGCCGCGCGGTCATGGCGGGGGAACCGTGGCGTACCAGATGATGTCCGTGCTGGGTATCGGGTGTCCTGGTGGTTTAACCGGCTGTTATCCGAACCGTAGGGTACGGGCGGCCAATTCTCGCCGCTCGATTTCGGTCCGTGTGGACGTCGTGTAAGGCTGCGCTGAACCCGTCCAAGATCTACTCACGGACGGTAGTCGCACGGAAGCGAAATGGCAACAGAGTTGAGCGGGGAAGAAAGAGAATGGCCAGCATCGACATCGCACTGAAGGAAGCCATGACGATCGACGGCGCCATCGGCGTCGCGCTCGTCGACTACACCAGCGGCCTGACGCTCGGCGTGCTGGGCGGCGGCACCATCGACATGACGGTCGCCGCGGCTGGCAACACCGACGTGGTGCGCGCCAAGCTGCGCACCCTGGAGATGCTGGGCCTTTCGGACGGCATCGAGGACCTGCTGATCACGCTCGACACCCAGTACCACCTGATCCGGCTGATGCAGCCCCGGCGCCCGGGCGAGGCGCTGCTGCTCTACATGGTGCTGGACCGCAGCCGGGCGAACCTGGGCCTGGCCCGCCACCGCCTGCGCCGCGTCGAGGCGGAACTCGAGGTCTGAGCGGGTAGCGGGGCGGGCGTGCCGCACATCACGTGAGCGCGCCCGCCGATCGCGCCGCCCTCGCATTGACAATCCATAGTGGTACGCCGACCATGGCCTGGTTCGCGGTCGACGCCGGCGGACGCCATACGCTGCTGAGCGACGCCGGAGGCGTTTCGGTGACCGGACCGGGCAACAACCCCTCGGAGCAGGACGCACACCACCGCCCGCCGCTCCAGCGCGCGATCCCGCTGCGCGGCCTCGAACCCTCGGACCCACCGGCCGCAGAACCGGAAGAATCAGGCTCCTGGGGTACGCCGAGACTGCCCTTCTGGCCCACCCAGCCGACCACACCACCGTCCGCGCCGCCACCGTTCGTGACGCCATCGTTCGCGGCGCCATTGTCTGCGGCGTCACTGCCTGCGACGCCATCGTCTGCGGTGCCACCTTCCGTGACGCCGCCGTATGGGGTGCCATCGTCGGCGATGCCGGCCGGTGCATCGCCGGGAGCTGCGGCTTCGTCCTTCGCTGGCGCGCGGTCCGGTGAGTTCGAGATGCCGGCCGCGGTGTCCGGTGAGATCGTGAACGCGATTCCCTCCGAAGCCGACGCGTCATCGAGGCCAGTGTGGGGTTTCGAGTCCGCCGGGAGCGCGACCTCCGGTGGGAGGGGCGTGACGCCGGCCGCGGGCGGCGCCTTTGCGACCGGAAGTGCGACCTCCGGTGGGGGTGTGCCGCCGGCCGCGAGTGGCACCTTCGCGACCGGGAGCGCGGTCTCCGGTGGGGGTGTGCCGCCGGCCGCGGGCGGTACTTTCGCGACCGCCGGCCTGCTGCCGACGGTCGTGGCGTTCCCCGGCGATGTGCGCGACCAGCCGAGGGCGAGCGCGGAGACCACCACCGGCCTGGTCGCGGCGGAGATCGTTCCCGCGGACGACCGCCGGCCGCCGCCGCACCCGAGGCTGTGGCTCGTGCCGCTGATCCTGATCGGCGTCATCGTGATCGCCGCGGCCGCGCTCGCCGGGCGTGGACCGGCCCCGTTCAGCACGGACGCGCCGGTCGCGATTCCACCGGCCACGCTCGCACCGCCCGCGACGGGCCAGGTCACGATCATCACTCCGTCGGCCGGACCGAGTTCGGTGGCGCCGTCCGCCGGCACCACGCCGTCGTCGGCCGCGCCGAGCCGGTCCGCCTCGCCCACTCCGGCGCCGGCCCGGACCACCCCGGCCGCCGCGGCCCCCGCACCGGTCACCCAGGCGCCGGTGGCGAGCGGGCCGATCACCGGGTACTCCGCGTGCACCACCGGCAGCGCCGCGGTCCTCGCCGTCACGTTCACGAAGTCGTTCGACTGGCACCACGCCTACATCGACGTGGACAACAACGCCTCGACCGGCTACGACGTGCCCGACATCAGCGGCCGGCTCGGCGCCGACTACATGGTGGAGAACGAGGGCTTCTTCCGCGCGAACGACGCCGAGTGGGACTGGTCCGAGATCGACGGCAGCGGCCTGCAGACCTCCCGCACCGGCAACACGTTCCGCTGGCAGGTGCCGCGCTCGGCCCTGGGCGCCGCCGGCACCCTCCGCATCGTCTTCAACGGCTCCGGCAACACCCCCGACACCAACACCCCCATCCTCACCGCCACCTCCTGCTGACCCGCCGCGCCCGTGCTCGTGTCCGGCCGTCCCGGGCCGTGCCCGCCCGACCGCCCGCTGTACCGGTCTTCCTCCGCGGTTCGGGCTGTGAAGCGGGAAGGTCGGGGTCTAAGTCGCCTTCAGGCAGCTCAGTGCCCGCGGCGGTAAATGTGCCGCACCACGCCGGGAGCGGGCAGAGCAAGGCCGTTGATCTTCCCAGCCCCGGCCTGGCCCACAGCTGCGGCTGTGGAATGACCCCCACGCGAAGCAGCGGAGGCTCAGTGCATCTGGATGATTTGAATGAGGTTGCCGCAGGTGTCGTCGAGGACGGCGGTGGTGAAGGCGCCCATGTCGGTTGGTTCCTGGGTGAAGTGGACGCCGAGGGCGCGCAGGCGGTCGAACTCGGCCTTGACGTCGTCGACGGCGAACTGGGTGTACGGGATGCCGTCGCCGACGAGTGCGTCCTTCCACGGCTTCGCGGCGGGGTGGGCGTCCGGTTCGAGCAGGAGTTCGGTGCCGTCGGGGTTGTCGGGGGAGACCACGGTGAGCCAGCGGGCGTCGCCGCCCATCGGGACGTCGTGCTTCTTCACGAAGCCGAGGACCTCGGTGTAGAACCGTTCGGCCGCGGCCTGGTCGTGGACGAGCACGCTGGTGATGGTGATGCGCATCAGGTCTCCTTGGTGTCGCGGTGACGCCACCGGTCGGTGAGGTGCGTAAGCGGCCCGGTGTCGAGGTGGTGGAACTTGTAGCGCCCGTCGCGGCGGCTGTGGACCAGCCCGGCCGCGGCCAGCACCTCGAGGTGCTGGGAGATCGCCTGCCGGGACGAGCCGAGCTGGTGTTTCGAGCTCAGTCGCGCGCAGATCTCGAACAGCGTCTGGCCGTCCCGATCCGCCAACTCGTCGAGTATCTTGCGGCGGGTCGGGTCGGCCAGGGCCTTGAAGACGTCGTCGTCGTCCACGTCACCGATGATAGGCAAGCTGTGGCTTGCCTATCAAGTGTTTCAGAAGGAGAGGACCGACTGCACCTCCTGGCGCCGGCGCGCGGCCAGGTCGTCGAGGAGCGTGGGCGCGTCGTCGAACGGGACGACCGCGGTGATCAGGTGCCGGCGGATCGCGTCGCCGTCGCGGCGCAGCAGGTCGACGGTCGCGGCGGAGAGGCGCTCGCGGTCCCAGGTGCCGGCCAGCCCGCGCGGCACCCGGCCGATCTGCGCGCAGACCAGGCTCAGCCCGTTGTGGTGGAACTCCTCGCCGAGCCGCACCGCGTCCGCGCCGCCCTGGTAGAACGCGAGGTCGATCACCGTGCCCTGTGGCCGCAGCAGCCGCAGGGCCAGTTGCAGCGCGGACGCCTGACCGCGGCACTGGAAGACCACGTCGGCGCCGCGGTCGCCGGCCCAGTGCCGCCACGCGGTCTTGAGCACGACCGCGGGGTCGTCCGGCCCGTCGGTGTCGAGCGTGTCCAGGCCGAGCGCTTCCGCGATGGCGCGGCGTTCCGGGGAGGGGTCGAGCACGACGACCGAGGCGGCGCCGTGCGCGCGGGCGAAGAGCGCGGTGAGCAGGCCGACCACGCCGGCGCCGGTGACCGCGACCCGGCGGCCGGCGACGCCGTCGCCGAGGTCGCGCGCTGCGGACCCAGCGGCATGCAGCAGCCCGTTCGCGCAGATCGGTCCCATGTGCGCGGCGTAGATGCCGAGTATCGGGTCGAGGTCGTCCGGCAGCGGCACGATCCGGTCGCGCAGCGGGTCGCCGGTCCAGCCGGTGCGGTGACCGTACGTCATGGCCACGGTGGTGCCGGTCGCCACCGCGGGTGTCTCGCTCGACGTGACGACGCCGACCTCCATGTAGCCCAGCCGGGTGACCGGGTATGCGTTGTCGGCCGGTCCGCCGAACAGGCCCAGCTCGGTGTCGAAGCCGTGGTGCAGCGCGGGGTTGGTGTTCTTGACGAAGCTGAGCTCGGTGCCGGCCGAGACGCCGCTGAACAGCGTGCGCACCCGGAACGGGCCGGGCGCGATCTCCTCCTCGACGATCTCCAGCTTTCCGGGCGCGCTGACGATCAGGTTACGGTCGGACATCGCGGGTCTCCCCGTCGGAAGCGGACGCGGCGACCGCGAGCGCGAGCGTGTGGGTGCGCAGCGCCTCCGCGTACGGCACGCGGATGTCCTGCTCCTCGCCGCGGACGGCGGCGATGAACGCGCGGTCGACCGCGACGCGCGCGGTCTCCGGGTCGCTGTCGACGGTGCGCTCGCCGTCGGCGTCGCGGACGGTCAGCCCGGTCTCGGAGACGCGCACGGCCAGCCCGTCCGCGTAGATCTCCAGTCCGGCGCGTTCCTTCCAGCCGAGCACGCAGGTCGCGGCGAGCGTGCCGACCGCGCCGTTGGCGAAGCGCAGTACGGCGGCGGTAGCGCCGTCGATGTCGCCGGCCGGGGGAGTGCCGTTGCCGGCCGCGGTCACGGAGGTGACCTCGCCGGCCAGGTGGCGGGCGAGGTCGAGCACGTGCGCGGCCTGTTCGACGATCGGCCCGCCGGACTTCTCGCGCAGCGGCCACCAGCCGACCGGTGGCACCTTGTCCAGCCAGGCGCCGGTGACCAGCCGCACCTCGCGGCCGGCCAGCAGCGTGCGGGCCTGCTCGACGACCGCGAGGTAGCGCCAGTGGTGCCCGACCGCGGTAAGCAGGCCACGCTCGTCGATGGCGTCCGAAATCTCCTGTGCTGCGCCTATATCGAGGGAAATGGGTTTCTCCACGAATAGCGGCAATCCGGCCTCGATCACGGCGTGCTCGGCCGGGCCGTGCGCGAACGGCGGCACGCAGACGTAGACCGCGTCCACCGGCTCGCCCAGCAGCGCCGCCACGTCCGGCACGACGCGCGCGCCGAGCGGTGCGGCGAGCGCGGCGGCCGCGTCCGGCACCACGTCCGTCACGGCCGCGACCTGCACATCCGGCAGACTCGACAGCACCCGCGCGTGGCGCTGGGCCACACCTCCCGCTCCGACCAGTCCCACTCTCGTCACCGGCGTCTCCTCGCTTCTCGGTAATGATCGTCGCCGCTTGCACTTCTCGGTGGAGGCCCTCGCCAAACTCTTGCTGGATGACAAATGTTCACGTCACATGTGCGCTTGGAAATTGCGTGGCGCGGGAAGTGAGACACCGCAAACGAGAAGATCAATTTCCCGGGGGTACGCATGTCGCACGATGTCTCTCCCGTCCTCGAGGCCTGGGCCTCGTCGCGCACCTTCTCCTACACCGAGTGGGCGGACGCCGAGCTGGTGGCGGCGAAGGGGAACACCCGCGTCAGCGTGGTCATCCCCGCTCGCAACGAGCAGGCCACCATCGGCGCGATCGTGACCACCATCCGTGAGCGCCTGATCGACGAGATACCGCTGGTCGACGAGATCGTGGTCGTCGACTCCCGCTCCACCGACGACACCGCGCTGATCGCGTCGGCGGCCGGCGCGCGCGTGGTCAGCCAGGACGACGTCACGCGCGGCCTGCCCCGGATGGAGGGCAAGGGCGACGCGCTCTGGGCGGGCCTGGCCGCCAGCACCGGTGACGTGGTCGCGTTCGTCGACGGCGACCTGGAGGACTTCTCCGCGCACTTCGTGACCGGACTGATCGGCCCGCTGCT
Coding sequences within it:
- a CDS encoding sulfite oxidase — encoded protein: MDETTYDRLRLEQWRDGRASGRGFTRRDLMRLAAAVGVGGAIGAGSAGGAARAADGPIVKPLPPELFTVFGTNAETRWESLKDTGYLVPVDRFFVRNHTSTPIIDPVTYRLKLFGSGLRAPVEFSLDQLKRLPRETITAAVECAGNGRSLFTTQQGQTVSGTAWKLGAIGVGRWHGVRLGTVLRAAGLRRDAVDVQPQGLDANFVSGGVDLGPVRRPLPIGKALDDVLLAWELNDAPLPPDHGAPLRVVVPSWIGISSIKWAGAIEVAAEPLFSPWNTQFYRLFGADHPAEGTLIDEQVVKSAFELAWGATLPLSRTTLTGRSWSANGPIRHVDVSTDGGTTWRRAHTTGPNLANAWQRWRIDWSPATAGQHTLIARATDVTGATQPVTVPHNTLGYLFGAQVRHPVTVA
- a CDS encoding ArsR/SmtB family transcription factor produces the protein MGDVDDDDVFKALADPTRRKILDELADRDGQTLFEICARLSSKHQLGSSRQAISQHLEVLAAAGLVHSRRDGRYKFHHLDTGPLTHLTDRWRHRDTKET
- a CDS encoding WxL protein peptidoglycan domain-containing protein translates to MRWKNTVLAVLVAAVSAGLWATPATAASVMAAPVAASPMPASAMPASVMAEEGDVTWTVRTASNSLGADRSSYSYAINPGATVSDAMVVANRGTDALSLTVYAADGFTTGEGGLDLRNRDVAQTGIGVWATAPAASVTVAPGQTVDVPFTVAVPANATPGDYVGGIVTSLTRPDASQQVNVERRLGIRIKLRVGGALAPALAVSDLSVSYDGSWNPFAGGTATVSYTIRNTGNTTLSATQAASVAGPFGWWRSDAGDIAAPPELLPGESWPVTVPVADVPAALLLTGTATLTPLVVDPSGSRSMLEPVSADATAWAVPWLLLLLILVLIALVVLALRLRRRRRAREDARVAKAVQEALAAK
- a CDS encoding Gfo/Idh/MocA family protein, producing MGLVGAGGVAQRHARVLSSLPDVQVAAVTDVVPDAAAALAAPLGARVVPDVAALLGEPVDAVYVCVPPFAHGPAEHAVIEAGLPLFVEKPISLDIGAAQEISDAIDERGLLTAVGHHWRYLAVVEQARTLLAGREVRLVTGAWLDKVPPVGWWPLREKSGGPIVEQAAHVLDLARHLAGEVTSVTAAGNGTPPAGDIDGATAAVLRFANGAVGTLAATCVLGWKERAGLEIYADGLAVRVSETGLTVRDADGERTVDSDPETARVAVDRAFIAAVRGEEQDIRVPYAEALRTHTLALAVAASASDGETRDVRP
- a CDS encoding zinc-dependent alcohol dehydrogenase; amino-acid sequence: MSDRNLIVSAPGKLEIVEEEIAPGPFRVRTLFSGVSAGTELSFVKNTNPALHHGFDTELGLFGGPADNAYPVTRLGYMEVGVVTSSETPAVATGTTVAMTYGHRTGWTGDPLRDRIVPLPDDLDPILGIYAAHMGPICANGLLHAAGSAARDLGDGVAGRRVAVTGAGVVGLLTALFARAHGAASVVVLDPSPERRAIAEALGLDTLDTDGPDDPAVVLKTAWRHWAGDRGADVVFQCRGQASALQLALRLLRPQGTVIDLAFYQGGADAVRLGEEFHHNGLSLVCAQIGRVPRGLAGTWDRERLSAATVDLLRRDGDAIRRHLITAVVPFDDAPTLLDDLAARRRQEVQSVLSF
- a CDS encoding VOC family protein translates to MRITITSVLVHDQAAAERFYTEVLGFVKKHDVPMGGDARWLTVVSPDNPDGTELLLEPDAHPAAKPWKDALVGDGIPYTQFAVDDVKAEFDRLRALGVHFTQEPTDMGAFTTAVLDDTCGNLIQIIQMH